The Quercus lobata isolate SW786 chromosome 4, ValleyOak3.0 Primary Assembly, whole genome shotgun sequence genome segment TTGCACATGTACGACATAGGttcattttaataattttaataagaaaaactatttcTATGGCTCatattaaattacaaattacatgTTCTAACTTTGTTTAAAATTCAGTTAAATCATGCAACTCTTGATTTATTCATTCtagccttatatatatatatatatatatatatatttttgggtcTATCGTAGTCCTTTTGTGTCATTTCATGACAATGTGCTGTGAAGTGTCTTAAAAATTGACATATGCTAGATTTTAGATTGGCTTAAAATATTGTTTCCATCTCTAAAATTTGTacgaaatttgttttttgtccgAAAAGTTTTGTAGTTGTTTCAGTTTTTGTCCTTCCGTCAACCTCTGTTAACTTTTATCCTATGTGTCAAAAAGAGTGCTGTAATCGTATAATTTTAGCATCAAATAATCTGACATGGatcaattcatatttttttgggggaaaaaagaCATATATCACTAATAAATGGGTTCTTGCCGACCGCATTTTCTCATTGTTTCTCACCTATagccaaacacaaacaaaaaaccatgCTTTATGTGATGAGTCTAATTGCCATTTTCCATTAAAGACGACACCATTACAAGTCCTTccatttgtaaatatatatttcgATACCATCTCTTCAAGGATGGGGACAAAATATGGACAATGCCAAAACTTGGAGTTACGAAAtagaagtataaaaaaaaaaatccttataaaACTCTAAATAAGCATTCATTTAGTATCAACAAACCGTCAACAAAGAGAAAGatacaaaatcattgtttcttaatactaAAAGAGAAACTTGGAATTTTTATAGATCTTTAAAATCATCCATGATTGAATCTAtactcttcttcctcttttttttttttttttttttttttttttggtgaatgtCAATTTTGATGACATTCATAGCTAAAAATACTCCCTTCGTagtttctcactttctcttttCTCGAGTAGGCTGCTTAGTAATTTTTTGTGTCTTTCATGTGTGCATTTGTTACTGGGTAAgggcaaaattattttgtttaaattttttttaaagggttaggttgtttgttttgggtaaaattgaaTGACTgggtttaatttgttttgttttgttttttttttaagctttgctattgatattttttgttgttgtcctaatttttttgggtttattaattttctttatttattttagatttataacttttttaatgGCCTCTAAAATgattaatgatattgttaaagaGGGGCCAaacataattttattgaactaaattactaaaattagtacttttttttaattataaaatttgggGGGCACTGCACCCAATGCCAATGAATATCTCTATCCAGTTATGAATAGCTCTGTTCCTGGGCCGGGACAAGATACAAAGAACGGTCATGGTCCACTTTTAAGACAATTTACAGACAACACAATTACAAGTCTAATTGCCATGTTTGCCATcgcaaaaatagaaaaagaaaaaattttggccCAAGGCTTGGAGAATTTTCTTGAGAGACGTGTTTGGTACTTATTAGTTAGGAAGATTTGGGCCCAACTATAGTTCTCTCACGGACTGGACTTCGTAAATCAGCTTTGCCATCGGAGAGTAATATGGCTAGACCTACCAAACTTGAGGTCTAGATATATCCCATTAGATTTAGGTTTTCGTGTATCTATTCCACCTTATTATTCTTCTTCAATTGCCATGTGAATAAATTTGGTATTTATCCCTACTTTGATCATGTAGCATCGATTCCAGCTACTtcttattcttatatatttatatactctatatatacaacaatacAATTATACAAATCAAAGGCTTAgttctaaaattttgagttcaGTTTGAATCTTTGACAAATTAGTTAGGATTgactatatatattattttcttctattttactttatttatttttatttttattttgatacaagatagaattctactctaacctaatctaagtgtatatgtgtgtgaaacttcctcctagagacttgaaccccggccttTGCCCCCACACtctacaagcatttatacttgtggagtgaccatcgcaccaaggatGTGCGGTGGTtctattttactttatttaaagtTATACTATTTGTTACTCTAATTAATTAACATGTcactttttattactttttaaatatgttttcctttattttttttcctcatcttGAATAAGGTCACTCTTTTTAACGGCTGCattagtaattaatttttctctGAACATGTCCATACTCTCTTAAGTGACCCTTCCTCTTGTTTGTTGGGGTGCACGGCACTTAATAGAGTCCAGCCCACGTGGAATTCTATTTTAAGATGAAATAGGCGAAGTAGTATGCAAGTATAAGAATACTATTCTTAATGTAATTAGGAATAGTGTAGGTGGCAGAagcttttataaaaaaatcttgGTGCATGTGGTTTCATGATAGAGAGAGATTCAAAGAGACTGAAGAGTGAAACACAATTTTGAAGCTGtctgaaagaaaaagaatagtaCTTTGTGTGGcacaaaggaaaaatagaaaatgtgattttttttttgcccagGACATataaggaagataaattggggttttttttaGGACGATTATTTGGGTGCTAGAACCACAGAGAGTTGAAGTATTCCGAATGGAAGATCTTTCTATCAGGTTTTGTGGTAAGGTTGTGTTTATTCTTCCTAgagatattttgtattttttcaatttattgtgAACTCAGGTTTTCAGTATAACTTAAGTGTTataatatctattttattatagtggtCAGATTTGCCTTGTGGTTTTTCCCTCTACACTAGAGGGTTTTCTACGTAATTTCTTGGTTTCTTGTTGACAGATTTTTATTATCACTTCCCtagatttctattttctttattgcttggattatatttaatttaatttacatGTAGATAGGGTTTTATCCcaacaatatttttatcaataagatttatctttatctttaagcgaattttcttattttaaatcctatatttttgtgtaatttcacttattctttttaatattttcattttaactaCAAATATAACGGAATAATAGAGAAGAGATAGGTTTTAACATAAATTCATGCTATCAAACTTGATTTCAATTACTTGAGACAATTCTTTATGCAATGAAGCTAAATAAAACCAAAGCCAATCATAAACTCGATTAGCTAGAAAGGGACGTCATCTTGAAATAAGTTGTTAATGTGTGTTATGCATAATATACATTCATGCACGTTCGCTCTTTGTAGATTGAAAGTTTGTACTTGTAAATGTGATAAGCATATATGCCCTAGCTATATATGGtgataaatttttatagttGACTTATGCTTTTTAAAGCAAGAAGCTGTCGCAATGAGCCTGAAAACTAAGCTAAGAATGTTCTGCAATTATTTGATGCTGATTGGTTGCTCTGCAACATATACAGTTCATGCACACTATTTGTTCATTTTGAACTCACGGTCTAGATTGAAAGTCCATGAAAATGGGAGTATAATTGATTCTGCTTTTTGAAACAAGAAGCTACCGAGCAGTGGGACTGCGTAAACAAGCTAAGAATGTTCATGATTGTTGCCTTTTGGAACAAAATACTGTTACtatatttgtgaaaatataCCTCAATCGTAAATttaaagcagaaaaaaaaagtgaatttttaaGTTTGTGAGATGTTTGTAAACTGGTGACAATTACGTATCTTTTGTGCTCGTacgtgtgagagagagagagagaggatcacACATACTATGAGTCTATAAATAGGATTGCAAGAAGAGAGTGTGGTATCAGCAACAAGAGACTCAATTCTATAAGCTAGTGTGTCTAAGAGGTGCTCTCTCAAGGGTAGAAGCATTTGTTTCTGGACCTAGCTATTTGCTTGGTAAGAGTTTCtattatttagaatttgaaatttccaTGAAATCAATTTAAACTTCTGTCTATTTGAATTCTTGATAATTAGATCTTATTGTTCATTAGACCCTTAGAAATTAATCTAGAAATCCTGAGagtttaatgaaaagaaaacaaccCACGTCTTTACTAGAGTAGAgactagaaaagaaaagtttaataGTTTTAGGcatgatttttctatttttttttattcttttattttatcattctaaTTTAGTGCAAGTCATTTCagatttattttcttatcttaGGTGATATTATCAATAAGATCTCTTTTGAGAttcattcaattattatttttgtatgtttttaaagttatatataaatttatattttctctggtagacattaaaattataaattatattacacATAAAAGAaacaccattaaaaaaaaaaaaaaaaaaaaaaaacaccgtaAAAAACATAAAGTTATAatataactaaaataaaatagattttaaatcgAAGAACATTAGGGCCTAATTTGTTAAAACATTTTGCAGCTTCACTTAAAAGTATAATCATTCAATAGGCTCAAACTAATGCTAAATTCtttaacataaattatatataaattaagcataatataaaagaaaaaaaattaatttatttactttactTGTGACTTATGGAGAATAAGCTTAGTGGTGATAGAGATAAATATTGGGTTATCGTgactagttttcaaaaaatgctTCTAGAAATATgggtttctttatttttaactaGAAAATGACCACTTTTCCGAGAAAAGAAATCAATAGACAtgacaaatattttattttaagtgactatagaaatataatattttgaccAAAATTATGGGAACTATTAGAAGAACataaaattgcaaattttgtagttaggacttaggagttatatatttttattgtattgtcAATTGTCATCAATTAATGAAAACTTGTATATGTTTAGGCATGTTACATTGGTGTttattatatagattatataaaattgattatattttatatatttcataaatttttaaaatattaattattatactCTGATTGTGTGATctctaaattatttaataaacaaatatgATCTAAgatgttttcaaaaaataaattgtgcacagtatggtttaaaaaatagttCATAGTTTGAAAACTAACTAGATAAAGAAGaaccccctaaaaaaaaaaaaaactagataaagaagaaattattttgAGTTAAGTAAGGACTAACTTAAcgtaaatatttttattttgcatgaGAAAATACTATATATTAAATCCTATTGCATACTttacatataaataatatatataagttatatatatatatatatatatatatatatgacttggCCCctaaacaattttctatttctagTGATTAGGAGAAAATAGAACTTGGCTATTAAAAGATGGTCCCTACTACTGTTGCTAATGATCGCATTTGCGAAGAGCTAAGCATTAACATTCCAATATTAATGGAAAATGATTTTATGGAGCCAATCCGGCGGCCCTAGTGTTGCATCTACAGAGTGCCCCAGAGACTTCGCCAGGTAAACGAAGAAGCCTACACTCCAAAGCTAATCTCAATAGGTCCTTTTCACCACGATGGAAAACGACCAAGGGATgaggaaaatgaagaaaatgatttGAGGGACATGGAAAAGCTGAAATTGGGATACTTAAAGGAATTCTGTAATCGGACTATGACATGCCCAAAGGAAATAGCAAGGATCATTgaagaaaatgaacacaagATTCGGAGTTGTTATTCAGAGAGCTTTGATATCAGCAGAGAAGATTTTGTGAAAATGGTTCTAAAGGATTCCACCTTTATCATTGAGCTTTTCTTGAGGgctgataaaaaagaaaaatataaaaacgaTTACTTATTAAGTAATCCATTGTTGAACCGTCATATACTTGAAGACTTGATATTACTTGAGAATCAGCTTCCATTCTTTATTCTTGAGGAGTTGCATGAAAAGTTTTCCAAAAGGCACAGTGAAAATTCCCTTTTTATTGACTTGTCCCGCAACTATTTTTATTCGTGTATCAAGAGCATACCAAAGGTGATGGAGAAGgagaaagggaagaagaaggaagtaaAACATTTCACTGATTTGATAAGATATTTCCATTGTCCGACTAAACACAAAGATTTTGGAGATAGTATTCGTGATCTATCTACTGCAACACAATTATACGAAACAGGAGTGATATTCAAATTGGATGAAGTGGGTGGCTTACTTGACATACAATTCAATAAGTGGTATCCCACGGAAATATGTCCCTGTTTCACTTGCTCATGGCTTTTAAATTGCTTACCGTGCTTGAAATGCTTTCAGTGCTTGGAACGTACGCAACCTTTGTTGAAGATCCCACAATTCGAGATAGATGATATAACTGAAGGCCTTTTCCGAAACATAATGGCATGGGAGCAATGCTATTATCCATCTGAAGCTTACTTATGCAATTATATGGGGCTATTGGACTATCTTTTGGACACTGGAGAAGATGTGGAGTTGCTTGTTGAAAAAGATATTATAGTTAACTCGTTAGGCAGCAATGAAGCAATTTCCAAAATGGTAAATAGACTCTGCCTTGAAATTGTGGAAGAAAATTCTTGTTACTCTGAACTCGCTCAAAAGCTTAACAAGCACTTTGACCAATGTTGCAACCGTAACATGGGGCTCTTGAAAAGTACCTATTTCTCCAATCTTTGGAGAGGCATTGCAACTATTTTTGGTCTTATAATCTTTGGATTCAGTCTCTGGAGTATCATTAGGCCTTACGTTGTATAGATTAAATCCATTGCATCTGAACTTGTCATTTTGATGCACTCTGTCTCGTTCCTAACAGGGTAGTCTATATTCTATATTTGGGCGCTGGTTGTTTGAAATGTTGTTTCAGCATCATCCATGAATAATATGTAATAATAATGTTCTATCTTTTGTTATTTCCCTTTACCACTGAATGCTATTTATAATATCTTTGTTTCTTGTGCGGTTGATGCCTACTATatagattcttttttctttacacTGACATTTTTCATATACAATATTATGCtgtttctaataaaatttaatatattatttttttggaattgtcAAATTTAGAGGAGACCCAGAGAAGAAGGGATCGAAATAATTAGCCTGATCGACGATAGCAAAAGTGTAGTCCAAAAAACACCAACGGTACGAAATAGGAACCCAGCTGCCACCGATTCGCAAAGCTTTTGTGGATCACTGGATTGCTTGTCCCACAAGAAGTTTTTTCCATCACTGTTGACAAATGATGAgttttaatttatcaattttatttttcaaaataagtttttaattttctttttaatctaatttttttattttataaatttacgACACATGGTGAAGGAAAGTTGAAATTTAGAGAgacttgtattaaaaaaaaaaaaaaaaaaaaaagcctcaaactcttaagaaaaattgatcattaataataatttagtaTGCTCATATaatgtatttttgaaaaatactagagttataaactattttaaagtAGCTTTTATAAACAACTGATTTGGTAAGTGGctattatttattagtaagtaaaaaagtgattcTAGTGGTGGCTCCAGatgaaaacttataaaaattagtCATATCAACAATTTGTGTGATACTATAAAAAATGAGGGCTATAGTTGCATTTCTAAAACGTGGTTATAGATcctaaaaacgcagctatagacccGTTTGGTTTATAGCCGTGTTTTCTTTAGCTGCGCTTACACATGCGGCCTAAACCCCATGACTATGAGGTCTTGTGGCTATATGCTaagacctatagccgcgtttttagaaaatgcggctataggctGCCTTATAGCTGAGTTTTCCAAATAGGGCCAAAGCCTCCCTTATGGGTTTtgtctatagccacgtttataAAAACGCAGCTGTAGACaattttttctccctcttttctcCTTGCTATATCACAAATTCCTGCCAAGAAATACAAAACAAGTTCCCAACAGATACAAAACAGATACTTAAATTTCTGAAGTTTATTGCCAAAATTTTGCAAGttcccaacaaaaaaatatatcagtTTGTAAGTTCTACTGACAAAGGATCCTTtacatcacaaaaaatatttacaaggAGTTTTTTACATTCTAATTGCGTGAAGAAATACAGCCATAGCCAGCAAGTAGTAACAACACTTCCCAACTGACCTCAAAGTTCCAGTCTTGCCATGCCTGCCATCACTTCCCTACAGTAAGCTTTCTCCCTGTAGAAATTTAAGGTGCAAGTCCataaagaacaaaatttgaGACAAAAAGACACAAGCCAATAtatcaaaaaccaaagaacttaCTGTGCAATTTCCTCAATGGGTATGTTTTCCTACACTCACAAAGAAAGGTATATACCCGGGGCCTTTTATGTAATCTAAGCAAAGAGATTTTGAGGTGGTTATAGAAAGAACCAGTTATTATTGATTGTAATTATGCCAAATGGAATATTATGCACTAAGTATACATTATCAGTAGAAAAATCTACACACACGGACACAATAAAAGCAACCCCAACTCCTTgtacaaaattaatttatccttatgaactcaaaatcaacccaaagaaaGGATagtaataaaataccattacCTCATGGCCACAGTATACTCGAGTTGGTTTTCGGCAATGAACCCAATGTTACACAGCGATTGATACATCTGCTTTGGTGTTCCCTCAAAAAATTTCccacaacaaacaataaactacacacacaaacaataaaaaaaaataataataaattaaaaaaaaaagtgaccgCTATTAGTTACCTAAtaccataaaattaaaaatgaaagcTACAAATTTAgtcaaaaaagaagacaaattgTCACTGGCCAAGAGCTTGCCAAGAAAAGGACATAAATTAGGGAATAACTTCTTAAAACAATCTTATGTTGTTTCATATTCACAGATACAATTTTCACTTCATAATGCAAGACAATAAACATGGAGTCTTCACAAATAGATTTCCTGACCCCACTAATTCAGGGCATTCCCCTTTAAGATTTAACTCTTTTGTTCCTCCCTTCTCAGCAAATGAAGGTGATGAAATTGCCCACCATTCTAATTATAGAAGGAGGGAAAAAGGATTTGTTGTGAGTGCATTCGTATTGCCAAGCTAAATTGGTAATGTTGtttccctcatttttttttcttctatcgTCCACCTTCCCCCaacaaaagaaatataacaGACCAAGGAAAAAGGCTTCTGCCATCTAATCATGTGGCACTTTTTAAAGAAAGCTGATCACACCCATGCGCGCACACATATAAAAGAGTCCCCCATCAACTTACCAATGTGCCTCCAGTGAAAACAACTGGTCTTCTTCCTCTTTGCTAGTCACATAATAACTAATGTGATCATTGGTGTGGCTGATTAGAGCAAGTCAAAGACAcagataaagttaaaaaaaataaagatgtaATCATTTAAGGCATAAATGTGCAAAAGCTAAAACCAATATGCTTCAGATAAATAAATTGCCAATAAGCTTTTGCTCAAATGGTACTTGcttcttttttcataataatgGGATGGAAGGTGATGTCAAGAGCCGTTGGTGGGTATGAAAGAATCTGGTGAGAGCATCATATTCATAGACATAGTATGGTGGAGTAGGTTCTTTCTATTCTCAGGTTTTGATTCTCCAGCATGATCATAGAAATTAAATAGAGAGACAAGGTGGTGTTTTGTGAACAAAGTACAGAAAAATATACCACCCCCAGGCCCcacccccaccccaaaaaacaAGGGGTTAAGTCTTGAGTTGACATAAAAATAGAAGGAACACCGGAATGGTGCGCTTCCGTGTGCTGGTTGTGGTTGCCACCGGAATTTCCATAGAAGTGGAAACGGAAGTGGAAACTGAGGTAGTTTATGAGTATTCACCACCTACTTTCAATGATTAGATAACTTTATATAGAGATATAATAGCCCTTTTTTGTATGTGTGAATAGCTAGAAGGTGTTTTGTGTGATTTTATCATTTTACCGATTGTTATCATAATAGAACAAATTGTTGATGCAAATCCTCATCAACAGATCATATGACTCTTTTGTCAGagaaaatcaaactttttaagtattgtattatatatgttagtacattttaaattaaatatgttgaaactcaaaataactaaaaatgaataaagagatgagttataatttttttttaaaaaaaaagagttacttgtatgtaagttagattaaataaattaagagaagttttctaaattaataaataacatttaggttatgtgaagggttggaagactatatatatggctatgctatggactaatttcatatcaagagtgaatgaaaagaaataattaaaagcAAAGATTATTTTGTGAGAAagtgaattcaataatattccTAAATACTTGAGAGATTTTGGGCCAAAGAAAAGTGTTCTTTTGGTGGAGATTTgagcttgaacactttgtgtaGAAGCTGTTCTAGTTATATAAcatttgttgggctgttgtattttgggggagacaagtcagagaaggtctgcaccaGTTATAAAGATTAGCTAACCAAGAgtttgaatctccttaaagagagtaAGTGCTGTGCCTTAATCCAAATAGTATTGTGTTCAtcttttcaaattaataatattcagtgtattattcagtttctctttgtgttgtttctattatttttgtgtttgcaccaacaatatataatttaatggGTAAGATATCAATTGAGAAATCAAACTACAAGTACTTCATTGTTAAGGGGAATGTAGTTTCCTCTTCATTTTTATCTCTCTTATCATCTTAGCCCAAGTCCTACtccaagaaaaggaaaaagaagggtaagaatgtagccaaattttgtttGTTATATTAGAAGGAAGATGAAAACTTTGAGATTGTTTGTATTGGTACAAAAGTATACATGTGaagaataaaaggaaagagaTGGAGATATCCATTTTTGGCtatattaaatttgttaaaGTTAGCTATTCCACCCAAAATATAGTCTCTAGAATTATAGATGTACAATTTCCAAATTAAATATGGTTCTTTATTCTTTAGCGTCTGATGCACgaattgtctatttttttttttccctctttattattattatttttatgtttttttttttaagacaattatttttatgttttttaagttGCCTAATAATGATTACCATTGGTTTTTTATATGCAAATAAGGAAGATTAAACACGAATAGACAGGAAAGGAGGAACTTCAACCGATATAAACTAACTTATGTCACCCAATAATTcatttaaccaaaataaaatccTTTGTAGCAAATGGAATTTTCTTCACCTTATCAAAGCAAATAATTCTGAGTAACTAGCTTACATATCAGGCATGGGACCCTAAGTTAATAAGACAGTTCAATATCCTTCTTTACTCCAATTAATTTTCCTTCATAATATTATCTCAATTTAAGTTCTAAGAGATATGCAGTGATGAAAACTGGGATACTCAGTTATGTCTAGCAAACTTGAATGAGACACTCGGTGAgtttttaatattgtttctAGAAGCCAAAAATTGTGGAATTCCTCTTTCTTCATTGAAGATGGTTTCTCTTTGCAACAATCATTTGGTATTTGGAATATAATACCCAGGAAGGCCCACATGCCCAATCACGCTAtggcacatttttttttttatttt includes the following:
- the LOC115987627 gene encoding UPF0481 protein At3g47200-like, which produces MEKLKLGYLKEFCNRTMTCPKEIARIIEENEHKIRSCYSESFDISREDFVKMVLKDSTFIIELFLRADKKEKYKNDYLLSNPLLNRHILEDLILLENQLPFFILEELHEKFSKRHSENSLFIDLSRNYFYSCIKSIPKVMEKEKGKKKEVKHFTDLIRYFHCPTKHKDFGDSIRDLSTATQLYETGVIFKLDEVGGLLDIQFNKWYPTEICPCFTCSWLLNCLPCLKCFQCLERTQPLLKIPQFEIDDITEGLFRNIMAWEQCYYPSEAYLCNYMGLLDYLLDTGEDVELLVEKDIIVNSLGSNEAISKMVNRLCLEIVEENSCYSELAQKLNKHFDQCCNRNMGLLKSTYFSNLWRGIATIFGLIIFGFSLWSIIRPYVV